Within the Alteromonas sp. M12 genome, the region CATCAAACTCCTTCGAAAGATGATTTGATGCAAGCCATTAGCTGGATAGACAATCATATTAAAACCGGCAAAGCCGTCGTTGTCCATTGTGCGCTAGGTAGAGGCCGGTCTGTATTGGTTATGGCCGCTTACTTGTTAAGTAAAAGTCCAGAATTGTCAGTAGAAGAAGCCATCAAAGAAATCAATCAAACCCGTTCCACCGCAAGGTTGAATAAACATCAGTTAAAAAAGCTAAAAGACTTGCACAGCCAAGGCGTATTTACTCAAAAAAATCGACTCGCTATAGTTGCCAACCCTGTTGCTGGCGGCGGTAAATGGCAAGACAGCAAAGAGGAAATTATTCAACGCCTGTCACCTCACTTTGATTTGCAAATATACCAAACAACGCCAGAACAAGATGGCAAAGAAATGGCTCAACAAGCCATAAAAGAAGGTGCAAAATGCATTATTGCATGCGGCGGTGATGGCACCTTGACAGAAGTTGCGACTCAATTGGTCAACACAGATTTAACGTTGGGCATAATGCCTATGGGAACCGCTAACGCGCTTGGTCACGCACTCTATGGCCCTTCTTCGAAAGTAACGCCTGTAGCAGTTGCCTGCGATGCTATTATTGCCGGTAATGTTATGCAAATTGATACTGCAACTTGCAATGATGAACTTGTACTTTTAGTGGTAGGCATTGGCTTTGAACAGAAAATGATAGAAAAGGCTAATCGTGATGAAAAGAATAATAGCGGTCAATTCGCTTATTTAGGGGCATTGTACGATGCTATAGAAGTCAATAACAGCGCCAACTTAAATATCCAAATTGACGACAATGATCCGCAATCGATTCATACTGGAAGTTTAGTCATTGCCAATGCGGCGCCAGCCACCACTGTATTAGCACAAGGTGGAGGACTACCAGATTTTACTGACGGTTTGTTAGATGTTACTTGGCTTACTAATACCTCAAGCGCCAGTGAAAATTACTTAAAATTAGCGCAACTAGCGCTGCGAACCATGTTTGATAGTGGCGACGACGAAACTATTCAGCACACCACAGCTAAACGCATAACAGTCAAATCCGAAGGCAAACTAAAGTATGTAGTAGATGGGGAAAACAGAGAAGCTGATAGCATTCAAGTAACCCAGAACCCGCAGTCCTTGAAGGTCTTTTCTCAACCCAAAAACTAGGCTGGATGCCATGCAAGCGATACGATTTTCAATCAAGCAGTAGGTATTTACTGCTTGATTGAATTCGGCAAACTTACAACTCCCTCGAACATAAGTAAGTAATATTTACTCAAGCTCAATATATCACCAATCAAGAGTTGCCAATAAATACATATAAATCAGTAAGTTAAACTATGGCGCAAATATTGAATAATAATTAGTGAATAACCCATAGCGATTAAACAAGATTGGTAAGTAGCAATATTTTTCACATAGCGTAAACAAAGAACACATGCGCACCTAAATTTAAGGTAAAGATTCACTAAGGAGCTCAGAATGTCAGTGGTTAACAATAATAAAGAAGATAGATTAGAAGCCAACCGGACGCTTCTCAAAGC harbors:
- a CDS encoding diacylglycerol kinase family protein, giving the protein MFIIKYYGLGGILSLALALLIDSFLFKVLFIWIGLSLILVTFAYSVQSPKIFRKKIDGSIPFYVKWVFVPFFVGVQLYNAWARKNDSVPPIQKIRDKLFLACRLFPSDMPELNHLEVKAVLDVTAEFDGLDVSAHGENMDYLNVPVLDHQTPSKDDLMQAISWIDNHIKTGKAVVVHCALGRGRSVLVMAAYLLSKSPELSVEEAIKEINQTRSTARLNKHQLKKLKDLHSQGVFTQKNRLAIVANPVAGGGKWQDSKEEIIQRLSPHFDLQIYQTTPEQDGKEMAQQAIKEGAKCIIACGGDGTLTEVATQLVNTDLTLGIMPMGTANALGHALYGPSSKVTPVAVACDAIIAGNVMQIDTATCNDELVLLVVGIGFEQKMIEKANRDEKNNSGQFAYLGALYDAIEVNNSANLNIQIDDNDPQSIHTGSLVIANAAPATTVLAQGGGLPDFTDGLLDVTWLTNTSSASENYLKLAQLALRTMFDSGDDETIQHTTAKRITVKSEGKLKYVVDGENREADSIQVTQNPQSLKVFSQPKN